One uncultured Jannaschia sp. DNA segment encodes these proteins:
- a CDS encoding glycerophosphodiester phosphodiesterase family protein has translation MIPRPLTIAALMAATAAPAMAQTADAVTYGPRPAYLIDAMDASPLKDRLAACAGQTPARSKFSIGHRGAPLMFPEHTVESNVAAARMGAGILECDVTFTADHELVCRHAQNDLHTTTDILTTDLASTCTTPFTPAEGDTNATAECRTSEITLAEFRTLTPKMDASDGSATTPEDYQGGIASYRTDLFTAGANTMTHAESIALFDSLGADFTPELKSPSVEMPHEGFSQEDYAQKLIDEYKAAGIDPSRVWAQSFNLDDVLYWIENEPEFGAQAVYLMDEYDIEGYSPMDPATWPNTMAELKGMGVNWIAPPTWMLVTVEGGEIVPSALAVAAKEADLGIITWTLERSGPLGGGGGWYYQSIEEVTDNDGVTYELLDVLAQDVGVAGVFADWPATVTYYANCVGLD, from the coding sequence ATGATCCCCCGCCCCCTCACAATCGCGGCGCTGATGGCCGCGACCGCGGCCCCCGCGATGGCCCAGACCGCCGACGCCGTGACCTATGGCCCGCGCCCGGCCTATCTGATCGACGCGATGGACGCCTCGCCGCTGAAGGACCGGCTGGCGGCCTGCGCGGGCCAGACGCCCGCACGCTCGAAGTTCTCGATCGGGCATCGCGGCGCGCCGCTGATGTTCCCCGAGCATACGGTCGAATCAAACGTCGCGGCCGCGCGGATGGGTGCGGGCATCCTCGAATGCGACGTGACCTTCACCGCCGATCACGAGCTCGTCTGCCGCCACGCACAAAACGACCTGCATACGACGACCGACATCCTGACCACGGATCTCGCATCGACCTGCACGACGCCGTTCACCCCGGCTGAGGGCGACACGAACGCCACCGCCGAGTGCCGCACCTCCGAGATCACGCTGGCCGAGTTCCGGACGCTGACGCCCAAGATGGACGCCTCGGACGGTTCGGCGACGACGCCCGAAGACTACCAGGGCGGCATCGCCTCCTACCGCACCGACCTCTTCACGGCCGGGGCCAACACCATGACCCATGCCGAGAGCATCGCGCTCTTCGACAGCCTCGGCGCGGATTTCACCCCCGAGCTCAAGAGCCCGTCGGTCGAGATGCCCCATGAAGGCTTCAGCCAGGAGGATTATGCCCAGAAGCTGATCGACGAGTACAAGGCCGCCGGGATCGACCCGTCGCGGGTCTGGGCGCAATCGTTCAACCTCGACGACGTGCTCTACTGGATCGAGAACGAGCCCGAATTCGGCGCGCAGGCCGTCTACCTGATGGACGAGTACGATATCGAGGGCTACTCGCCGATGGATCCGGCGACCTGGCCCAACACCATGGCCGAGCTCAAGGGCATGGGCGTCAACTGGATCGCACCGCCGACCTGGATGCTGGTCACGGTCGAGGGTGGCGAGATCGTGCCGTCCGCGCTGGCCGTCGCGGCCAAGGAGGCCGATCTCGGGATCATCACGTGGACCCTCGAACGCTCCGGTCCGCTGGGCGGCGGTGGCGGCTGGTACTACCAGTCGATCGAAGAGGTCACCGACAATGACGGCGTGACCTACGAGCTTCTGGACGTGCTGGCGCAGGATGTCGGCGTGGCGGGCGTTTTCGCCGACTGGCCCGCGACGGTGACCTACTACGCCAACTGCGTCGGTCTGGACTGA
- the tgt gene encoding tRNA guanosine(34) transglycosylase Tgt, whose product MTRTHLTFDLHATDGRARLGTIRTPRGDIRTPAFMPVGTAATVKAMLPGSVRETGADILLGNTYHLMLRPTAERIAALGGLHRFMNWDRPILTDSGGFQVMSLGALRKLDPDGVTFRSHIDGSKHRLTPARSMEIQALLGSDIVMAFDECPALPADRDRIAASMRLSMDWAQRSRDAFGDRPGHALFGIQQGGLEPDLREESAAALRDIGFDGYAIGGLAVGEGQEAMFACLDYAPDQLPEDRPRYLMGVGKPDDIVGAVARGVDMMDCVLPSRSGRTGQAFTRTGVVNIRNARHADDPRPLDEQCGCPACRGYSRAYLHHVSRAKEIIGSMLMTWHNLHYYQDLMTGMRDAIAGGTFASWQARFHADRAEGDIPLL is encoded by the coding sequence ATGACCCGGACCCATCTGACCTTCGATCTGCATGCCACGGACGGCCGCGCCCGCCTCGGCACGATTCGCACGCCTCGGGGCGACATCCGCACGCCCGCCTTCATGCCCGTGGGGACGGCGGCGACGGTAAAGGCGATGCTGCCCGGCTCGGTGCGCGAGACAGGGGCGGATATCCTTCTGGGCAATACCTATCACCTGATGCTGCGCCCGACGGCCGAGCGCATCGCGGCGCTGGGCGGGCTCCACCGCTTCATGAACTGGGATCGTCCGATCCTGACGGATAGCGGCGGGTTCCAGGTCATGAGCCTCGGCGCGCTCCGCAAGCTCGACCCCGACGGCGTGACCTTCCGCAGCCATATCGACGGCTCGAAGCACCGTCTGACGCCCGCCCGCTCGATGGAGATACAGGCGCTCCTGGGTTCGGACATCGTGATGGCCTTCGACGAATGCCCCGCGCTCCCCGCCGACCGCGACCGCATCGCGGCCTCGATGCGGCTTTCGATGGACTGGGCTCAGCGTTCGCGCGACGCGTTCGGCGACCGGCCGGGCCATGCGCTCTTCGGGATCCAGCAAGGCGGGCTGGAGCCGGACCTGCGCGAGGAGAGTGCCGCCGCCCTGCGGGATATCGGCTTCGACGGCTACGCTATCGGCGGCCTCGCGGTGGGCGAGGGGCAGGAGGCGATGTTCGCCTGCCTCGACTACGCGCCCGATCAATTGCCCGAGGACCGGCCCCGCTACCTGATGGGGGTCGGTAAGCCGGACGACATCGTCGGCGCGGTCGCGCGGGGCGTCGACATGATGGACTGCGTGCTGCCATCTCGGTCGGGGCGCACGGGGCAGGCCTTCACGCGCACCGGCGTCGTCAACATCCGCAACGCGCGCCATGCCGACGATCCGCGCCCGCTGGACGAACAATGCGGCTGTCCGGCCTGCCGGGGCTACAGCCGGGCCTACCTGCATCATGTCAGCCGCGCCAAGGAGATCATCGGCTCGATGCTGATGACCTGGCACAATCTGCACTATTATCAGGACCTGATGACGGGGATGCGCGACGCGATCGCGGGCGGCACCTTCGCGTCCTGGCAGGCGCGGTTCCACGCGGACCGGGCTGAAGGCGACATCCCGCTCCTCTGA
- the tpiA gene encoding triose-phosphate isomerase: protein MPQKIAAGNWKMNGLRAARAEAEAIAAGAPEDVVTLICPPATLLGAMPAGLALGGQACHPAEAGAHTGDLSAAMLADAGATWCLAGHSERRTDHGETDADVAAQVSAIWTAGMVAILCIGETLEEREADRTLDVLFAQLDGSLPEGATAANTVVAYEPVWAIGTGKVATPEQVDAVHDALRGRLEDRLADGGQVPLLYGGSVKAANAAELFALDHVNGALVGGASLRADDFLPIARALAAS, encoded by the coding sequence ATGCCGCAGAAGATCGCCGCCGGAAACTGGAAGATGAACGGGCTGCGCGCCGCGCGCGCCGAGGCCGAGGCCATCGCCGCGGGCGCGCCCGAGGACGTGGTCACGCTGATCTGCCCGCCCGCGACGCTGCTGGGCGCGATGCCCGCGGGGCTGGCACTCGGCGGACAGGCCTGTCACCCGGCCGAGGCGGGCGCGCATACCGGGGATCTCTCGGCGGCGATGCTGGCCGATGCGGGCGCCACATGGTGCCTGGCGGGCCATTCCGAGCGCCGGACGGACCATGGCGAGACGGACGCGGATGTCGCGGCGCAGGTCTCGGCCATCTGGACGGCGGGCATGGTCGCGATCCTCTGCATCGGCGAAACGCTGGAGGAGCGCGAGGCGGACCGGACGCTGGACGTCCTGTTCGCGCAGCTCGACGGCTCGCTGCCCGAGGGTGCCACGGCGGCAAACACCGTCGTCGCCTACGAGCCGGTCTGGGCCATCGGCACGGGCAAGGTGGCCACGCCGGAGCAGGTCGACGCTGTGCATGACGCGCTGCGCGGACGGCTGGAGGACCGGCTGGCCGATGGCGGGCAGGTCCCGCTGCTCTACGGCGGATCGGTGAAGGCGGCAAACGCCGCGGAGCTCTTTGCGCTGGATCACGTCAACGGCGCGCTGGTGGGCGGCGCGAGCCTCAGGGCCGACGATTTCCTTCCTATCGCGCGGGCGCTCGCCGCCTCCTGA
- a CDS encoding iron-sulfur cluster assembly accessory protein: MFAIPGQSPVTVTAAAAAQIARLMAKQEAAGLRIGVKKGGCAGMEYTMDYVAEVEPHDEVVEVAAPDGTDARVMIAPMAQMFLFGTEIDYETSLLESGFKFRNPNVTEACGCGESIKFDAALGTPG, from the coding sequence ATGTTCGCCATTCCCGGCCAATCCCCCGTGACCGTCACCGCCGCCGCCGCGGCGCAGATCGCGCGGCTGATGGCCAAGCAGGAGGCCGCCGGTCTGCGGATCGGCGTGAAGAAGGGCGGCTGTGCGGGCATGGAATACACAATGGACTACGTGGCCGAGGTCGAGCCCCATGACGAGGTGGTCGAGGTCGCGGCCCCCGACGGCACCGACGCGCGCGTGATGATCGCGCCGATGGCGCAGATGTTCCTCTTCGGGACCGAGATCGACTACGAGACGTCGCTGCTGGAGTCGGGATTCAAGTTCCGCAACCCGAACGTCACCGAGGCCTGCGGCTGCGGTGAGAGCATCAAGTTCGACGCCGCACTGGGCACGCCCGGCTGA
- the lon gene encoding endopeptidase La codes for MTLSTHPVLPLRDIVVFPHMIVPLFVGRDKSVRALEQVMADDKQILLSSQIDPATDEPDADGIYRVGVLANVLQLLKLPDGTVKVLVEGRRRVKITKFIANDEFFEAEAQGLTEEMGDSATIDALMRSVGEEFERYAKVKKNIPEEAMGAVAESQDAAKLVDLVSGHLGIEVAQKQELLEMLTVSERLEKVYGMMQGEMSVLQVEKRIKSRVKSQMERTQREYYLNEQMKAIQKELGDGEDGQNEVAELEERIAATKLSKEAREKAEGELKKLRNMSPMSAEATVVRNYLDWMLSIPWGKKSRVKKDIVKAQDVLDRDHYGLEKVKERIVEYLAVQARSTKLRGPILCLVGPPGVGKTSLGKSVAKATGREFIRISLGGVRDESEIRGHRRTYIGSMPGKIIQALKKAKTTNPLILLDEIDKMGQDFRGDPASAMLEVLDPEQNGTFVDHYLEVEYDLSNVMFLTTSNSYNMPGPLMDRMEIIPLAGYTEEEKVEIAKRHLVDKQVKNHGLRKGEFEVTDEALQEMVRTYTREAGVRNLEREIAKLARKAVTKIVGRGETAIKITPDNLDDYLGVKKYRYGLAEAEDQIGVVTGLAYTSVGGDLLQIEALRLPGKGRMKTTGKLGDVMKESIDAASSYVRSIAPEIGVKPPKFDTMDIHVHVPDGATPKDGPSAGLAMVTSIVSSLTQIPVRRDIAMTGEVSLRGNAMPIGGLKEKLLAALRGGITTVLIPKENEKDLVDLPDSVKNGLEIVPVGHVSEVLKLALTETPEPVDWDEAAEEAAALAARAAQTGPGATAH; via the coding sequence ATGACCCTCTCGACCCATCCGGTCCTGCCATTGCGCGACATCGTCGTGTTTCCGCACATGATCGTCCCGCTCTTCGTGGGCCGCGACAAGAGTGTGCGCGCCCTCGAACAGGTGATGGCCGACGACAAGCAGATCCTGCTGTCCAGCCAGATCGACCCCGCCACCGACGAACCCGATGCCGACGGCATCTACCGCGTCGGCGTGCTGGCCAACGTGTTGCAGCTGCTCAAGCTGCCCGACGGCACCGTGAAGGTGCTGGTCGAAGGCCGCCGCCGCGTGAAGATCACCAAATTCATCGCCAATGACGAGTTCTTCGAGGCCGAGGCCCAGGGCCTGACCGAGGAGATGGGTGACAGCGCCACGATCGACGCGCTGATGCGCTCCGTCGGCGAGGAGTTCGAGCGCTACGCCAAGGTCAAGAAGAACATCCCCGAGGAGGCGATGGGCGCCGTGGCCGAAAGCCAGGATGCCGCCAAACTCGTGGATCTCGTGTCCGGCCATCTCGGGATCGAGGTCGCCCAGAAGCAGGAGCTTCTGGAGATGCTGACCGTCAGCGAGCGGCTGGAGAAGGTCTACGGCATGATGCAGGGCGAAATGTCCGTCCTGCAGGTCGAGAAGCGCATCAAGTCCCGCGTGAAGTCCCAGATGGAGCGGACGCAGCGCGAATACTACCTCAACGAACAGATGAAGGCGATCCAGAAGGAGCTGGGCGACGGCGAGGACGGCCAGAACGAGGTCGCAGAGCTGGAGGAGCGGATTGCCGCGACGAAGCTGTCGAAGGAAGCGCGCGAGAAGGCCGAGGGCGAGCTGAAGAAGCTCCGCAACATGAGCCCGATGAGCGCCGAGGCGACCGTCGTGCGCAACTACCTCGATTGGATGCTGTCGATCCCGTGGGGCAAGAAGTCCCGCGTCAAGAAGGACATCGTCAAGGCGCAGGACGTGCTCGACCGCGATCACTATGGTCTCGAGAAGGTCAAGGAGCGGATCGTCGAGTATCTCGCCGTCCAGGCCCGTTCGACCAAGCTGCGCGGCCCGATCCTGTGCCTCGTCGGCCCGCCGGGCGTGGGCAAGACGTCGCTGGGCAAGTCGGTCGCCAAGGCCACGGGGCGCGAGTTCATCCGCATCTCGCTGGGCGGCGTGCGCGACGAATCCGAGATCCGTGGCCACCGCCGGACCTATATCGGCTCGATGCCGGGCAAGATCATCCAGGCGCTGAAGAAGGCCAAGACCACGAACCCGCTGATCCTGCTCGATGAGATCGACAAGATGGGCCAGGACTTCCGGGGCGACCCGGCGTCGGCCATGCTCGAGGTTCTCGACCCCGAGCAGAACGGCACCTTCGTCGATCACTATCTCGAGGTGGAATACGATCTCTCGAACGTGATGTTCCTGACCACCTCGAACTCCTACAACATGCCGGGCCCGCTGATGGACCGGATGGAGATCATCCCGTTGGCCGGATACACCGAGGAAGAGAAGGTCGAGATTGCCAAGCGGCACCTCGTGGACAAGCAGGTCAAGAATCACGGGCTCCGCAAGGGCGAGTTCGAGGTCACCGACGAGGCCCTGCAGGAGATGGTGCGCACCTATACCCGCGAGGCGGGCGTGCGGAACCTCGAGCGCGAGATCGCCAAGCTGGCGCGGAAGGCGGTCACCAAGATCGTCGGCCGGGGCGAGACGGCGATCAAGATCACGCCGGACAATCTCGACGACTATCTCGGGGTCAAGAAGTACCGCTACGGGCTGGCCGAGGCCGAAGATCAGATCGGTGTCGTCACCGGGCTGGCCTATACGTCCGTGGGCGGCGACCTTCTGCAGATCGAGGCGCTGCGCCTGCCGGGCAAGGGTCGGATGAAGACCACCGGCAAGCTGGGCGACGTGATGAAGGAGTCGATCGACGCGGCGTCGAGCTACGTCCGTTCGATCGCACCCGAGATCGGGGTGAAGCCGCCGAAGTTCGACACGATGGACATCCACGTCCACGTGCCCGACGGCGCGACGCCCAAGGACGGGCCCAGCGCGGGTCTGGCCATGGTCACCTCGATCGTGTCGTCGCTGACGCAGATTCCGGTGCGGCGCGACATCGCCATGACGGGCGAGGTGTCGCTGCGCGGCAATGCCATGCCTATCGGCGGCCTCAAGGAGAAGCTCCTCGCGGCGCTCCGCGGCGGGATCACGACCGTTCTGATCCCCAAGGAGAACGAGAAGGACCTGGTCGATCTGCCCGACAGCGTGAAGAACGGGCTCGAGATCGTGCCCGTGGGCCACGTGTCCGAAGTGCTCAAGCTCGCGCTGACCGAGACGCCGGAGCCGGTGGATTGGGACGAGGCCGCCGAGGAGGCCGCGGCGCTGGCCGCGCGGGCGGCCCAGACCGGACCGGGGGCGACCGCCCATTGA
- a CDS encoding mechanosensitive ion channel domain-containing protein encodes MHRLHRLFAPFLILVVLLATPARAEDPWYMVDTLNPGLGTVPADVDRRTPRAAISTFLVAAEEGDWARAAHVLDLSDLPEAEQRAQSEILARQLHSVLDRKAVFDWSAINDRPDALQTVGGQSQAQAGEPRRSLLIRELALDPVPATIRLERVKAGEDAAPVWVFSRETTADLPALYAAYGPSPLEARLPDDLRDDAFWGLMWWELIGLPLLLGAAILLGRIVHAGLTLAARYADGDLGQRVFKAISTPLIIASVTTLVWWVTDTVFVFSGAIDIWLAPLIAAGFVTATLLLIVNVIEAILEHLIAPGDDIDLTSAHRDKAREMATKLNAAKRILVIVVTLVGVGIVLSTADAFRSLGLSLLASAGALTLILGFAARNVLGNIMASLQIAMNQSARVGDRIVFKGELCHVERIHMTFVQLKDWDGTRVVVPVEEFVSETFSNWTLGEPDMLRILKLKLAHTADVQAVREAFLDVLQAVKDDTDLTDDLGEIDEAGVNVAGQDVFGMDVWFSVPCTDPNTSWEVACTVRERLLAAITEMQRNGDEQLFPEAQAAEAA; translated from the coding sequence ATGCACCGCCTCCACCGGCTGTTCGCGCCGTTTCTCATCCTCGTCGTCCTGTTGGCGACTCCTGCCCGCGCCGAAGATCCGTGGTATATGGTGGACACGTTGAATCCGGGCCTCGGGACGGTTCCCGCTGATGTCGACCGGCGCACACCGCGCGCCGCGATATCGACCTTTCTCGTAGCCGCGGAAGAAGGTGATTGGGCCCGCGCGGCCCATGTGCTCGACCTGTCCGACCTGCCCGAAGCCGAACAGCGCGCGCAATCCGAGATCCTCGCGCGGCAGCTTCATTCCGTGCTCGACCGGAAAGCCGTGTTCGACTGGTCTGCGATCAACGACCGGCCCGACGCGCTCCAGACCGTCGGTGGACAGTCGCAGGCGCAGGCGGGCGAGCCGCGGCGCTCGCTCCTCATCCGCGAACTCGCCCTCGACCCGGTGCCCGCCACGATCCGGCTCGAACGGGTCAAGGCGGGAGAGGACGCCGCGCCCGTCTGGGTCTTCTCGCGCGAAACGACCGCCGACCTCCCCGCGCTTTATGCCGCGTACGGCCCCTCGCCGCTGGAGGCGCGGTTGCCGGACGATCTCAGGGACGACGCGTTCTGGGGCCTGATGTGGTGGGAGTTGATCGGCCTGCCGCTGCTTCTGGGCGCGGCGATTCTGCTCGGCCGCATCGTGCATGCCGGTCTGACGCTCGCCGCGCGTTATGCCGATGGCGACCTCGGCCAGCGGGTGTTCAAGGCGATATCGACGCCGCTCATCATCGCTTCGGTCACGACGCTGGTCTGGTGGGTCACCGACACCGTCTTCGTCTTCTCGGGCGCCATCGACATCTGGCTGGCCCCGCTGATCGCCGCGGGGTTCGTGACGGCGACGCTCCTCCTGATCGTCAATGTCATCGAGGCGATTCTCGAACACCTGATCGCTCCGGGTGACGACATCGACCTGACCTCGGCCCATCGCGACAAGGCGCGCGAGATGGCAACGAAGCTGAACGCGGCGAAGCGCATCCTCGTGATCGTCGTCACCCTGGTGGGCGTGGGCATCGTCCTCTCGACGGCGGACGCCTTCCGTTCCCTCGGGCTGTCGCTCCTGGCCTCGGCGGGGGCGTTGACGCTGATCCTCGGGTTCGCGGCGCGCAACGTGCTGGGCAATATCATGGCCTCGCTCCAGATCGCGATGAACCAGTCCGCGCGCGTCGGCGACCGCATCGTCTTCAAGGGCGAGCTTTGCCATGTCGAACGCATCCACATGACCTTCGTGCAGCTCAAGGACTGGGACGGCACGCGCGTCGTGGTGCCGGTCGAGGAATTCGTTTCGGAGACCTTCTCGAATTGGACGCTGGGCGAGCCGGACATGCTGCGCATCCTGAAGTTGAAGCTGGCGCATACCGCTGATGTCCAGGCCGTGCGCGAGGCGTTTCTCGACGTCCTTCAAGCCGTGAAGGACGACACCGACCTGACCGACGATCTGGGCGAGATCGACGAGGCGGGCGTCAACGTCGCCGGTCAGGACGTGTTCGGCATGGATGTCTGGTTCAGCGTGCCCTGCACCGATCCCAATACCTCGTGGGAAGTGGCCTGCACCGTCCGCGAACGCCTCCTGGCCGCGATTACCGAGATGCAGCGGAACGGCGATGAGCAGCTCTTCCCCGAGGCGCAGGCCGCCGAGGCCGCCTGA
- a CDS encoding SUF system Fe-S cluster assembly protein, translating into MTAETPERLEGAPLIAPSTTDHPLHEAVVDACRSVFDPEIPVNIFDLGLVYTIDINAENETKVIMTLTAPGCPVAGEMPGWVADAVSSVPGVKTVDVDLTWEPPWGMEMMSDEARLELGFM; encoded by the coding sequence ATGACCGCCGAGACGCCCGAACGCCTGGAAGGCGCGCCCCTGATCGCGCCCTCGACCACGGACCATCCGCTGCACGAGGCGGTGGTCGATGCGTGCCGCTCGGTCTTCGATCCCGAGATCCCGGTGAACATCTTCGATCTCGGGCTGGTCTACACCATCGACATCAACGCCGAGAACGAGACGAAGGTCATCATGACCCTCACCGCGCCTGGTTGCCCCGTGGCGGGCGAGATGCCCGGCTGGGTCGCCGATGCCGTCTCCTCGGTGCCGGGGGTCAAGACGGTCGATGTCGACCTGACCTGGGAGCCGCCTTGGGGCATGGAGATGATGTCCGACGAAGCCCGGCTGGAGCTCGGCTTCATGTGA
- a CDS encoding LuxR family transcriptional regulator produces the protein MLIDDARRIEALDTPRAVWDATVETLATEGVGTVLYLISDKERRDVRVMTTAPEIHADDQPEKDPFLDHCCDSYAITRTGAAFIDEHEYLCATDRAFILRAQDHGFVSGLGIPTRLQGSLHYGGFNLGTPLDRAAFEEEIAPRQEEFRLFCLLVHRRFEELGILTAPCGVLPAPLPPRARMVAPETERLAALSPREREVIWLQSQGLPRKEVARLCGISPNTVAEYASKAYRKLGVRNRTEAARMVFEA, from the coding sequence ATGCTGATCGACGACGCGCGCCGGATCGAGGCGCTCGATACGCCGCGCGCCGTGTGGGATGCGACCGTGGAGACGCTGGCGACCGAAGGCGTCGGGACCGTCCTTTACCTCATCTCCGACAAGGAGCGCCGTGACGTCCGCGTCATGACGACCGCGCCCGAGATCCATGCCGACGATCAGCCCGAGAAGGATCCGTTCCTCGACCACTGCTGCGACAGCTACGCGATCACCCGCACCGGGGCCGCCTTCATCGACGAGCACGAATATCTCTGCGCGACGGACCGCGCCTTCATCCTGCGCGCGCAGGACCACGGGTTCGTCAGCGGGTTGGGCATACCGACGCGCCTGCAGGGGTCGCTGCATTACGGCGGTTTCAACCTCGGCACCCCGCTGGACCGCGCCGCCTTCGAAGAGGAGATTGCGCCCCGTCAGGAGGAGTTCCGCCTCTTCTGCCTTCTGGTGCATCGCCGGTTCGAGGAGCTGGGCATCCTGACCGCCCCCTGTGGCGTGCTGCCCGCGCCCCTGCCGCCCCGCGCCCGGATGGTGGCCCCCGAAACCGAACGGCTCGCCGCGCTGTCGCCGCGCGAACGCGAGGTGATCTGGCTTCAGTCGCAGGGCCTCCCCCGCAAGGAGGTGGCGCGGCTCTGCGGCATCTCTCCCAACACGGTCGCGGAATACGCCTCCAAGGCCTATCGCAAGCTCGGCGTGCGCAATCGCACGGAAGCGGCCCGTATGGTGTTCGAGGCCTGA
- a CDS encoding outer membrane beta-barrel protein, translated as MQTKLILPALALAFGVPVAATAGNLEPVAPIATPVPATVVATPVYDWSGFYIGGAATYADVDTSVAGIGGDGALAGLRLGFDYDFGSYVLGARLDYDGGSIDLGGGNEIESITRLGVRAGLDSGRNLYYGILGYADADTNLLGSGDGAFGGLGYEVFVTDAITIGTEVLYHDLDGFTGGADADATTASLSVNWRF; from the coding sequence ATGCAGACCAAACTCATCCTCCCCGCCCTGGCCCTCGCCTTCGGCGTCCCGGTCGCCGCGACCGCGGGCAACCTCGAGCCCGTGGCCCCGATCGCCACGCCCGTCCCGGCCACCGTGGTGGCGACGCCGGTCTATGACTGGTCGGGCTTCTATATCGGTGGCGCCGCCACCTATGCCGATGTCGATACCAGCGTGGCCGGTATCGGCGGCGATGGCGCGCTGGCCGGTCTCCGGTTGGGCTTCGACTACGATTTCGGCTCCTACGTTCTGGGTGCCCGCCTCGACTACGACGGCGGCAGCATCGACCTGGGCGGCGGTAACGAGATCGAAAGCATCACCCGCCTCGGCGTTCGGGCGGGTCTCGATAGCGGTCGGAACCTCTATTACGGCATTCTCGGCTATGCCGACGCCGACACTAACCTCCTCGGCTCCGGCGACGGTGCCTTCGGCGGTCTGGGTTACGAGGTCTTCGTGACCGACGCGATCACGATCGGCACCGAGGTGCTCTATCACGATCTCGACGGGTTCACCGGCGGCGCCGATGCCGACGCGACCACGGCGTCCCTTTCGGTCAACTGGCGGTTCTGA
- a CDS encoding LysR family transcriptional regulator, which translates to MKDAAADWSDLALFSAVARAGALAPAARTTGVSVPTLSRRMKALEARMGRRLFLHGAQGYAPTTEGRDLLERTARMEAAAADIAAWQAAGRGPARIRVTAGTWTARHLAANLPAFWTPDAPWLPEFVHCNIDMDIARREVDIGIRNRRPSQPWLAGRRTGTTTHAAYATEAGVTAWIGASHETRALPSETWVAETHGDRIVTTANDPALRLILAQAGIGRVVLPTFVGDTAPGLVRVSDIIAELTREVWLVCHHEARHDAPIRAALDAIGGFLDRDG; encoded by the coding sequence ATGAAAGACGCCGCCGCAGACTGGTCCGATCTCGCCCTCTTCTCCGCCGTGGCGCGGGCCGGTGCGCTGGCGCCCGCCGCGCGGACCACGGGCGTCTCCGTCCCGACGCTCTCGCGGCGCATGAAGGCGCTGGAGGCGCGGATGGGTCGCCGCCTGTTCCTGCACGGCGCGCAAGGCTACGCGCCCACGACCGAGGGGCGCGACCTGCTGGAGCGAACCGCGCGGATGGAAGCCGCCGCCGCCGACATCGCCGCATGGCAGGCCGCCGGGCGTGGCCCCGCGCGCATCCGCGTCACGGCCGGCACCTGGACCGCGCGCCACCTCGCCGCGAACCTGCCCGCCTTCTGGACGCCGGACGCGCCTTGGCTGCCGGAATTCGTACATTGCAACATCGACATGGATATCGCCCGCCGCGAGGTCGATATCGGCATCCGCAATCGCCGTCCGTCCCAGCCCTGGCTGGCCGGACGCCGCACCGGAACGACGACCCATGCGGCCTATGCAACCGAGGCGGGCGTCACCGCGTGGATCGGGGCCAGCCACGAGACACGCGCCCTGCCCTCCGAGACCTGGGTCGCCGAGACTCATGGCGACAGGATCGTGACGACCGCCAACGACCCCGCGCTGCGCCTGATCCTGGCGCAGGCGGGGATCGGACGCGTCGTGCTGCCGACCTTCGTGGGCGACACCGCCCCCGGCCTTGTCCGCGTGTCGGACATCATCGCCGAGCTGACACGCGAGGTCTGGCTGGTCTGCCATCACGAGGCGCGCCACGACGCCCCCATACGTGCCGCGCTCGACGCGATCGGCGGGTTTCTCGATCGAGACGGCTGA